A genomic region of Bdellovibrionales bacterium contains the following coding sequences:
- the ysxC gene encoding ribosome biogenesis GTP-binding protein YsxC produces the protein MKIDFLMSGVQPKDYPSPDLPEVALLGRSNSGKSSFINALANKKIAKVSASPGKTRLLNFYSAGEHYRYVDMPGYGFASRSRNEIKSWRKMVEVYMMERSCLTGLLLIMDARRKWTEDEELLREYALGANLPLLVIMTKEDKLGREEKLRQMGPVAEIVGKESVFMVSSLKKTGIAGVEEAIFERWIRNWSSLK, from the coding sequence ATGAAAATCGATTTTCTGATGAGTGGAGTTCAACCCAAAGACTATCCTTCGCCTGATCTGCCTGAGGTGGCCCTTCTTGGGCGGTCCAATTCGGGCAAGTCCTCGTTTATCAATGCCTTGGCCAATAAAAAAATTGCAAAAGTATCGGCCTCCCCAGGAAAGACTCGCTTGCTGAATTTTTATTCGGCAGGCGAGCACTATAGATACGTCGATATGCCTGGATATGGTTTTGCCTCGCGGAGCCGTAACGAAATCAAGAGTTGGCGAAAAATGGTCGAGGTTTATATGATGGAGCGATCCTGTTTGACAGGCCTTCTCTTGATCATGGATGCAAGGCGAAAATGGACGGAGGACGAAGAATTACTTCGTGAATATGCCTTGGGAGCGAATTTGCCTCTCCTGGTAATTATGACAAAAGAGGACAAGCTTGGCAGAGAAGAGAAGTTGAGGCAGATGGGCCCAGTGGCTGAGATTGTTGGCAAGGAAAGTGTATTTATGGTGTCTAGCCTCAAGAAAACCGGAATTGCCGGGGTGGAAGAGGCAATTTTCGAGAGATGGATTCGCAACTGGAGTTCGCTCAAATGA
- the kdsB gene encoding 3-deoxy-manno-octulosonate cytidylyltransferase, producing MKIIGVIPARYGSSRFPGKPLVPIAGKPLLQWVIEGARTAKRLSEIYVATDHSEIFQLAESCGVRAIMTEPGLPSGSDRVWAALKDMECEVAVNIQGDEPLLTGGLLDSLVAPFEEDVRLEMATLGRALKPGDLESMSAAKLIVNQRHEAIYFSRFPIPYSRIDAKQLPQVCYKHIGLYAYRKSFLKVFCEHGPADLELAEGLEQLRALFLGARIRMVQVEEDSWGVDTPEDVAKIEAMIQKRRGNGRS from the coding sequence ATGAAAATTATCGGAGTAATTCCAGCTCGTTATGGTTCTAGTCGATTTCCTGGGAAGCCATTGGTGCCGATTGCCGGGAAACCCTTGCTGCAATGGGTAATCGAGGGGGCACGAACGGCGAAACGCTTATCAGAGATATATGTTGCAACAGATCACTCTGAGATTTTTCAATTGGCAGAGAGTTGCGGAGTTCGTGCCATTATGACGGAGCCAGGCCTTCCATCGGGAAGTGACCGTGTCTGGGCAGCTTTGAAAGATATGGAGTGTGAAGTGGCTGTGAATATACAAGGAGACGAGCCGCTTCTGACGGGTGGGCTTCTGGATTCCCTGGTAGCTCCTTTCGAAGAGGATGTTCGCCTTGAAATGGCGACTTTGGGACGTGCATTAAAACCGGGAGATCTCGAATCAATGTCCGCTGCAAAGTTGATTGTAAACCAACGTCATGAGGCCATTTATTTTAGCCGATTTCCGATCCCTTATTCACGAATTGACGCAAAGCAACTTCCTCAAGTATGTTACAAACATATAGGTCTTTATGCCTATCGGAAGAGTTTTCTGAAGGTTTTTTGTGAGCACGGACCCGCCGATCTTGAATTGGCGGAGGGCTTAGAGCAATTGCGTGCTTTGTTTTTAGGAGCACGGATCCGTATGGTACAAGTTGAAGAGGATTCTTGGGGTGTTGACACCCCTGAGGATGTGGCGAAGATTGAGGCAATGATCCAAAAAAGGCGAGGAAATGGCAGGAGCTAA
- a CDS encoding sigma 54-interacting transcriptional regulator, producing MTQSISRPKVPQAFLSHLEGPTHEVHELSEFLTIGRDDNNQFQVNDPSVSSRHARIEWRNGIYVLKDLRSRHGTVVNGAQILEAPLSHNDRIRIGNSELIFRTERDKRPLSLLLTSKNTSWNSKLRSLPNFSRSDLAILIGGPSGTGKEILAQMIHRYSARREGPFVSVNCSAMSESLAESELFGHAKGSFTDATHDRKGAFESARAGTLFLDEIGDLPLSLQPKLLRCLENREIRPVGADRTITTDVRIVAATHHNLKERVVQGEFRADLYFRLNILNIKAPALRNRMEDFENLLHHFAREYKVAFSTEAIDRLKEHRWPGNIRELKNVVARAKTLCRDRVMASDVENLIDILPENFGVSLSKISPIGPEPLSGNVIKDLERALIERRLQINNGNQRKTAADLGLPKSTLHDRIRTYQIDLRSLTSDGPDN from the coding sequence ATGACTCAATCTATTTCCCGCCCGAAAGTTCCCCAAGCCTTCCTCTCTCACCTTGAAGGCCCAACTCACGAAGTTCACGAGCTCAGCGAGTTTTTGACGATTGGCCGAGACGACAACAACCAGTTTCAAGTCAACGATCCCTCCGTTTCATCCCGTCATGCACGGATCGAGTGGCGCAACGGTATTTATGTGTTAAAAGATTTGCGTAGCCGCCACGGAACTGTGGTCAACGGAGCACAGATATTGGAAGCTCCTCTTTCCCACAATGATAGAATCCGCATTGGAAATTCTGAGCTTATTTTTCGCACTGAAAGGGACAAGCGCCCCTTGTCTTTATTGTTAACGAGCAAGAATACCTCTTGGAATAGTAAATTACGATCGCTTCCAAACTTCAGCAGATCGGACCTTGCCATTCTCATCGGCGGCCCCTCTGGGACAGGCAAAGAAATTCTCGCTCAAATGATCCATCGCTACTCAGCCCGTCGCGAGGGCCCATTTGTCAGTGTCAATTGCAGCGCTATGAGCGAGTCCCTGGCCGAAAGTGAGCTCTTTGGGCATGCAAAAGGGAGTTTTACAGATGCAACTCATGATCGCAAAGGAGCCTTTGAATCGGCCCGTGCGGGAACTCTATTTCTTGACGAAATCGGCGACCTGCCATTGAGCCTCCAACCAAAACTTCTCAGATGCCTCGAAAACCGAGAGATCCGGCCAGTCGGCGCAGATCGCACGATTACAACTGACGTCAGAATTGTTGCCGCCACCCATCACAACTTAAAGGAAAGAGTGGTTCAGGGGGAGTTTCGCGCAGATCTCTATTTTCGCCTAAATATTTTAAACATAAAAGCACCCGCATTGAGAAATCGAATGGAAGATTTTGAAAACCTTCTCCATCACTTTGCCCGAGAATACAAAGTGGCTTTCTCGACCGAGGCGATTGACAGGCTAAAGGAACATCGTTGGCCAGGAAATATCCGAGAACTCAAAAACGTGGTAGCCAGAGCAAAAACCCTCTGCCGAGATAGGGTCATGGCCTCTGACGTAGAAAACTTGATTGATATCCTTCCCGAAAACTTTGGCGTTTCTCTATCAAAGATATCTCCCATCGGACCTGAACCTCTGTCAGGAAATGTAATTAAAGATTTGGAAAGAGCTCTCATAGAGAGAAGGCTCCAAATAAATAATGGAAATCAGCGAAAAACCGCCGCTGATTTGGGTCTGCCCAAAAGCACTCTTCATGACCGGATAAGAACCTACCAAATAGACCTTCGCTCTCTCACATCAGACGGTCCCGACAATTAA
- a CDS encoding septum formation initiator family protein — MFQWIQEQLNHPLRVLWFCAALAFFNLFADGSLIRLWELHNDFYKIQNQTSVLEGRSLELDEKLRHASDPLFIEREARDRFDLVGQGDLVFVFSDDEDESASTNDTH; from the coding sequence ATGTTTCAGTGGATACAAGAGCAGTTGAATCACCCTCTTCGGGTCTTGTGGTTTTGTGCCGCTCTTGCATTTTTCAATCTGTTTGCCGACGGAAGTTTGATTCGTCTGTGGGAGTTACATAATGATTTCTACAAAATCCAAAATCAGACCTCCGTTCTTGAAGGTCGTTCTCTAGAGCTTGATGAGAAACTGCGTCATGCCTCGGATCCCTTGTTTATTGAGAGAGAAGCTCGTGATCGTTTTGACCTAGTTGGGCAAGGTGATCTGGTTTTTGTTTTTTCTGATGATGAAGATGAATCGGCAAGCACGAATGACACTCATTAA
- a CDS encoding helix-turn-helix transcriptional regulator yields MEWDGLKVRQLRLRLGWCTANMARRLDCSQRTILSWELGEALPDPRYFSPLKTLLSFAEANAEWVKQRNVAENLIRENGLQQINREEIYRLTDKVQ; encoded by the coding sequence ATGGAGTGGGATGGTCTAAAAGTCAGGCAGTTACGCCTGAGGCTTGGTTGGTGCACGGCGAATATGGCGCGCCGTTTAGATTGCTCCCAGAGGACAATTTTGAGTTGGGAATTGGGCGAAGCATTGCCAGATCCTCGATATTTTTCTCCATTGAAAACCTTGCTTTCTTTTGCTGAAGCCAACGCCGAATGGGTCAAGCAAAGAAACGTGGCTGAAAATTTAATCAGAGAGAATGGACTACAGCAGATAAATCGCGAAGAGATCTATAGGCTGACAGACAAGGTCCAGTAA
- a CDS encoding 5'-3' exonuclease — MKRLFLVDVSSMFFRAFYAIPPLSSPKGTPTNALYGLLSMTVKLLRENKPDYMVFCYDRIEPSFRQGLYSEYKANRKEMPEELVPQVPYLKKLPEILGIAALDCPGYEADDVIGTLAKKGRANNLEVIIVSGDKDFAQLVSPFTVLYDTMKNVKYDSHGVVGKWGVAPEQMIDYLALVGDSSDNIPGVRGIGPKGAIHLLNEFRTLDGIYQNIDKISAKAQKARLIENKDMALLSQKLVTIVQDIDLDFKWDDFRLKPIDKDRLRDFLLEMGFKSFEKSLLGESKNDIQAGFPKEEASAQIKKVHLIKNLRIDRLPKEKANHRNGLKEIGPLRS; from the coding sequence ATGAAAAGACTATTTCTCGTTGACGTCAGCTCGATGTTTTTTCGGGCCTTTTATGCTATTCCTCCGCTCTCGAGCCCCAAGGGCACGCCGACAAATGCCTTGTATGGGTTGCTGTCGATGACAGTAAAATTGTTGAGAGAGAATAAGCCTGACTACATGGTTTTTTGTTATGATCGGATAGAGCCATCCTTTCGGCAGGGCCTCTACTCCGAGTACAAAGCCAATCGCAAGGAAATGCCCGAAGAGCTCGTGCCCCAAGTTCCTTACCTTAAGAAGTTGCCAGAAATTTTGGGAATAGCCGCACTAGATTGTCCGGGCTACGAAGCTGATGATGTGATCGGTACCCTCGCGAAAAAGGGAAGAGCGAACAACTTAGAGGTAATCATAGTGAGTGGAGACAAGGACTTTGCGCAGTTAGTCTCTCCTTTCACTGTGCTTTACGACACGATGAAAAATGTAAAATATGATAGTCATGGAGTTGTTGGAAAATGGGGAGTGGCTCCCGAACAAATGATTGACTACTTGGCTTTAGTTGGAGATTCCAGTGATAATATTCCTGGAGTCAGGGGGATAGGGCCTAAGGGCGCCATTCATTTATTAAATGAATTCCGAACTTTAGATGGAATCTATCAAAATATCGACAAAATTTCTGCTAAGGCTCAGAAAGCTCGTTTGATAGAAAACAAAGATATGGCACTGCTTTCCCAAAAGCTGGTGACCATTGTTCAAGATATTGATCTTGATTTTAAGTGGGATGATTTTCGTCTTAAACCCATTGATAAAGACCGGCTTCGGGATTTTCTATTGGAAATGGGATTCAAATCATTTGAAAAAAGTCTTCTCGGCGAGAGCAAAAATGATATTCAAGCTGGGTTTCCAAAAGAGGAGGCCAGCGCTCAGATCAAAAAAGTTCACCTGATAAAAAATCTGAGAATCGATCGACTGCCGAAGGAAAAAGCAAATCACAGAAATGGATTGAAAGAAATTGGACCATTGAGGAGCTGA
- a CDS encoding KpsF/GutQ family sugar-phosphate isomerase has protein sequence MNADLDEARSVLEIEARSILHLRERLGREFSKAVELVLACQGRIISTGIGKSGIIARKLAATFTSTGTPTIYLHPAEGSHGDLGIVTKDDLVIAMSYGGESAELVPIISYCARKNVVLIVMTANSESTLGRAGTVSLDIGVAEEACPLGLAPTASTTVNLALCDALAMAVLKRRGFSKDDFAEFHPGGALGRRLLTRVRDVMHVGEALPLVSPDEDMATVVSQMTAKEVRGVAGVVQEDGTLIGVVTDGDIRRRLEKSKSPLLERASVLMSRHPKTIDVNELAERALFVMEQFQIQILFVVDKTAENPSAPLGIIHLQDLLRAKVR, from the coding sequence ATGAATGCGGACCTCGATGAGGCGCGATCAGTATTGGAGATTGAAGCTCGAAGTATTTTGCATTTGCGTGAAAGGCTGGGTCGGGAATTCTCTAAAGCGGTTGAACTTGTCCTCGCCTGTCAAGGCAGAATTATTTCGACAGGAATTGGTAAATCGGGGATTATTGCTCGTAAATTAGCGGCCACCTTTACGTCCACGGGTACGCCAACAATATATCTTCACCCTGCCGAAGGCTCTCACGGGGACTTGGGCATTGTTACAAAGGATGATTTGGTTATTGCAATGAGCTATGGCGGGGAATCGGCCGAACTGGTTCCTATCATTTCTTATTGTGCGCGAAAAAACGTGGTGCTTATTGTGATGACTGCTAATTCGGAAAGCACTCTCGGACGAGCGGGAACTGTCTCTTTAGATATTGGCGTCGCAGAAGAAGCCTGTCCGCTTGGTCTAGCGCCGACGGCGAGTACGACAGTAAATTTAGCTTTGTGCGATGCTCTGGCGATGGCAGTTTTAAAGCGTCGAGGATTTAGCAAAGATGATTTTGCTGAGTTCCATCCGGGTGGGGCCTTGGGTCGCCGGTTGTTAACTCGAGTTCGAGATGTGATGCATGTCGGAGAGGCCCTTCCACTGGTTTCTCCTGACGAGGACATGGCCACAGTTGTGAGCCAAATGACTGCAAAGGAAGTTCGGGGAGTCGCAGGAGTTGTTCAGGAGGACGGAACCTTGATTGGCGTTGTGACAGATGGAGATATTCGTCGGCGATTGGAGAAGAGTAAATCTCCACTGCTGGAACGGGCAAGCGTCCTTATGTCTCGGCATCCCAAGACCATAGACGTGAACGAATTGGCTGAACGAGCTCTCTTTGTCATGGAGCAATTTCAAATTCAAATTCTTTTTGTCGTCGACAAGACGGCAGAAAACCCTTCGGCTCCTTTGGGGATCATTCACCTTCAAGATTTGTTGCGAGCTAAGGTTCGTTAG
- a CDS encoding outer membrane beta-barrel domain-containing protein: protein MNLVSNYLYLFLAIAIALPGYADTIEFPEDELASESVLPVFDKLANVKNRNVVTEKRIELGGGFGFNLMDPFYNPLNFHGSLSYHFDEIHGVNLAAAFWQSGLSSYGEQLRKGEGLDGDYFDASRAPHPKYMFMANYQYTAYYGKISYSKKMVMNLSMFSLVGVGMIGLDDQSVVALNVGVGEKFYFTPNLALRLDLRALIYRGPDPTTKRLLPTDPIHPSSAFDEGTFIHALMTLALVYLL from the coding sequence ATGAACTTGGTATCGAACTATTTATATCTTTTTCTGGCGATTGCTATTGCTCTTCCAGGCTATGCCGACACGATCGAATTTCCTGAGGATGAGTTGGCAAGTGAATCCGTATTGCCTGTCTTTGACAAGTTGGCGAACGTGAAAAACCGAAATGTTGTCACCGAAAAGAGAATTGAACTAGGGGGAGGATTTGGCTTTAATCTGATGGATCCGTTCTATAATCCACTCAATTTTCACGGTTCTCTTTCCTATCATTTTGATGAAATTCATGGAGTGAATCTGGCAGCGGCCTTTTGGCAAAGTGGTCTTTCCAGCTATGGGGAGCAATTGAGGAAGGGCGAAGGTCTAGATGGGGATTATTTCGATGCGAGTCGAGCTCCTCATCCTAAATATATGTTTATGGCCAACTACCAATACACGGCCTATTATGGAAAAATTAGCTATTCGAAAAAAATGGTTATGAATCTATCCATGTTTAGTCTCGTGGGCGTGGGAATGATTGGACTTGATGACCAGAGTGTCGTCGCCCTTAATGTTGGAGTCGGAGAGAAGTTCTATTTCACGCCGAATCTGGCACTTCGTCTGGATTTACGTGCCCTTATCTACAGAGGTCCGGATCCTACGACAAAAAGACTATTGCCAACAGATCCAATCCACCCAAGTTCAGCCTTTGACGAAGGAACCTTCATTCATGCCTTGATGACCCTTGCCCTCGTCTATCTTCTCTAG
- a CDS encoding flagellar basal body-associated FliL family protein → MADLKTTNFEKSSEKGISEAQVGSISLEDIDKFLEESDPAFSMSLADIVPEELKTDAEISSLDLDEKALSEDDEQKEKKKSFLDRYPQVQTAIAKSLVPIKGIPTKSRTFILKLRNEFLSVLFGFWSFCRHGLPDRLRYLLAQIKAAIAFCLELNRRFWAKTWKEKILYGSALVFFVGFSSMVAKNMKGRWLPSLFLDYTRELGLISNKVQVYDSKKEILLADAFPQPFFTVLLEKIVLNFRKTSEHQNPMGAFKFYVRVDSQETAVEVKDRQIELLDSMQRALEELTYEEANGPGGKTTIKSLVRNEINRVLSQGRALEIDIEMMITKP, encoded by the coding sequence ATGGCGGACTTAAAAACCACGAATTTTGAAAAAAGCAGTGAAAAAGGAATTTCTGAAGCCCAGGTGGGCTCAATTTCTCTTGAGGATATCGATAAATTTTTAGAGGAATCTGATCCAGCGTTTAGTATGTCTTTGGCAGATATTGTTCCAGAGGAGCTAAAGACCGACGCTGAGATAAGTTCTTTGGACCTGGACGAAAAAGCACTGAGTGAGGACGATGAGCAAAAGGAGAAAAAGAAGAGTTTTTTGGATAGATATCCACAGGTGCAAACGGCCATCGCCAAAAGTCTTGTACCTATAAAAGGAATTCCAACAAAATCTAGAACTTTCATCTTGAAATTGCGGAATGAATTCCTCTCTGTTTTATTTGGGTTTTGGAGTTTTTGTCGTCATGGACTTCCTGACAGACTGAGGTATTTATTAGCTCAAATAAAGGCGGCTATTGCCTTCTGTCTTGAACTCAATCGCAGGTTTTGGGCAAAGACCTGGAAGGAGAAAATACTCTATGGATCTGCCTTGGTATTTTTTGTTGGATTTAGCTCGATGGTAGCAAAAAACATGAAGGGGAGGTGGCTGCCCTCTCTCTTTTTGGATTACACAAGAGAGCTTGGTTTGATCTCAAACAAGGTGCAGGTTTACGACAGTAAAAAGGAGATTTTACTCGCAGATGCGTTTCCACAGCCCTTTTTTACTGTATTGCTGGAAAAGATCGTACTGAATTTTCGAAAAACATCAGAACATCAAAATCCCATGGGGGCATTTAAGTTTTATGTGCGTGTTGACTCACAGGAAACAGCTGTCGAAGTTAAGGATCGGCAGATTGAATTGTTAGATAGCATGCAAAGAGCCCTCGAAGAACTCACCTACGAAGAGGCCAACGGTCCTGGTGGCAAAACAACAATTAAATCCCTTGTGAGGAACGAGATCAATCGAGTTTTGAGCCAAGGCCGGGCCCTTGAAATAGATATTGAAATGATGATCACGAAACCTTAG
- a CDS encoding cold shock domain-containing protein yields the protein MSLGRVKCFFSHQGYGYIQHHDGTPIYFHYTSWGDGGRVDDSIVGLDVDYDLLETSRGPEATNIRPLRR from the coding sequence ATGTCTTTAGGTCGGGTGAAGTGTTTTTTTTCCCACCAAGGTTATGGATATATCCAGCATCACGATGGAACGCCTATATATTTTCATTACACCTCATGGGGTGATGGTGGTAGAGTTGACGACTCAATCGTTGGGTTAGATGTAGATTACGATCTTTTGGAAACATCAAGGGGGCCGGAAGCAACGAATATTCGGCCTTTGAGAAGATGA
- the eno gene encoding phosphopyruvate hydratase: protein MAKVKNIHGREILDSRGTPTVEVEVTFDSGHMGRFAVPSGASTGAYEAHELRDKDPKRHFGKGVRIAVENINNILSKKLVGEKFVSVEDFDKLLLNIDGTENKSKIGANAILGVSVAAAKAAALAENLAFYRYLGGAGATKLPVPLMNVVNGGAHANNGVDVQEFMIVPVVGESFSESLRAGCEIFHSLKKIINEKGMTTAVGDEGGFAPKLSRNQDALQLIMKAIEKAGYKPGQEVFLALDVAATEMYNNGKYSWEGRSISSVELADIYKSWMKEYPLVSIEDGFSEDDWEGWIQFTKSVGDKIQLVGDDLFVTNPKRLQEGISRGAANALLVKVNQIGTLSETIKAVKMAQQASYRTVMSHRSGETEDATIADLAVGLETEQIKTGSLCRGERTAKYNQLLRIEEDLGSKAKYWGSQAFHA, encoded by the coding sequence GTGGCAAAAGTTAAGAACATTCATGGTAGAGAAATATTGGACAGCCGCGGTACCCCGACTGTTGAAGTGGAAGTGACATTCGATTCTGGACATATGGGACGATTCGCAGTTCCATCAGGCGCTTCGACTGGAGCCTACGAGGCCCATGAGCTCCGCGACAAAGATCCGAAAAGACATTTTGGCAAAGGAGTTAGAATTGCCGTTGAGAACATCAATAATATTTTGTCCAAGAAACTTGTTGGTGAGAAGTTCGTTAGTGTAGAGGATTTCGATAAATTGCTCCTAAATATTGACGGAACCGAGAACAAATCAAAAATCGGTGCCAACGCAATTCTTGGCGTTTCTGTTGCCGCCGCTAAAGCTGCTGCATTAGCCGAAAATTTGGCTTTTTATCGTTATTTGGGGGGTGCCGGTGCAACGAAGCTTCCTGTGCCTCTCATGAATGTTGTAAATGGCGGAGCCCATGCGAACAATGGCGTAGACGTTCAGGAATTCATGATCGTACCCGTTGTGGGTGAGTCTTTTTCTGAATCGCTTCGAGCGGGTTGTGAAATATTTCATTCTTTAAAGAAAATCATAAATGAAAAAGGAATGACGACGGCAGTCGGAGATGAGGGCGGTTTTGCCCCCAAATTATCGCGAAATCAAGATGCTCTTCAACTCATTATGAAAGCCATAGAGAAGGCCGGTTATAAACCCGGTCAAGAGGTTTTCCTCGCTCTCGATGTTGCAGCAACTGAAATGTATAACAATGGTAAATATTCTTGGGAAGGTCGGTCGATATCCTCTGTGGAATTGGCTGATATCTATAAGTCTTGGATGAAAGAATATCCGCTTGTTTCAATTGAAGATGGGTTTTCTGAAGATGACTGGGAGGGATGGATCCAATTTACGAAATCAGTGGGTGATAAGATTCAGTTGGTTGGTGATGATTTGTTTGTGACCAACCCAAAACGCCTCCAGGAGGGAATTAGCCGCGGAGCTGCGAATGCCCTCTTGGTGAAGGTGAATCAAATTGGAACGCTCTCAGAAACAATCAAAGCCGTTAAGATGGCCCAACAGGCTTCTTATCGGACAGTCATGTCACATCGCAGCGGTGAGACTGAAGATGCAACAATTGCTGACTTGGCTGTGGGCTTGGAAACGGAGCAGATCAAGACGGGATCTCTTTGCAGAGGCGAGCGGACAGCGAAATACAATCAGCTTTTGCGAATAGAGGAAGATCTGGGTTCAAAGGCTAAGTACTGGGGATCTCAGGCTTTTCATGCTTAG
- a CDS encoding CTP synthase has translation MKSPLKSTSEVFEPKFIFVTGGVVSSIGKGLTAASLGTLLESRGLKVSLMKCDPYINVDPGTMSPLQHGEVYVTEDGAETDLDLGHYERFVRVSLTRSNSVTAGQIYESVISKERRGDYLGGTVQVIPHITDEIKSRIFQAAQGAEVIIVEIGGTIGDIEGLPFIEAIRQLRVDVGIQNSIFVHVTYVPYIAAAGELKSKPTQHSVKELREVGIQPDFLICRTEKPIPRELKSKIALFCSVHPDNVIAAPDSASIYQVPLTLHQEGFDEKVAKRLGIEVGEPAIQEWEKMVATLMNPKHETKIGIVGKYVDLKESYKSLHEAIIHGGIANHTKVNVVYIDSESLNTKNAKESLAGVDGILVPGGFGERGAEGKMAAIQYARENKVPFFGICFGMQLAAIEFARHVCGIKDATSREFNIPIKKNYNLVIDMMEEQRGVSDKGGTMRLGSYPCSLIHGTRVREIYGESLVHERHRHRFEFNNKYRALFEKKGMISSGVCKERDLVEIVEINEHPWFIGVQFHPEFKSRPLQPHPLFTSFVKSAILVSSSLKSEIPSKTRRGGVTGAKWKDRLYPAPEAGS, from the coding sequence ATGAAGTCACCTCTCAAGTCGACCTCTGAGGTGTTTGAGCCGAAATTCATTTTTGTTACGGGAGGGGTCGTTTCCTCGATCGGAAAGGGACTAACGGCGGCGAGTTTGGGTACTTTGTTGGAATCTCGTGGACTTAAAGTATCACTTATGAAGTGCGATCCTTACATTAATGTCGATCCTGGAACAATGTCCCCTTTGCAACACGGCGAAGTTTACGTCACAGAAGATGGAGCCGAGACGGACTTGGATTTAGGTCATTATGAGAGATTTGTGCGCGTTTCTTTGACTCGTTCAAACTCGGTTACTGCAGGTCAGATCTATGAAAGCGTGATTTCAAAGGAGCGGCGGGGAGACTATCTGGGTGGTACGGTCCAAGTCATTCCTCACATCACCGATGAAATTAAATCTCGGATATTTCAGGCAGCTCAAGGCGCCGAAGTCATCATTGTTGAGATAGGTGGCACGATTGGTGATATTGAAGGACTTCCGTTTATCGAGGCCATTCGACAATTGAGGGTAGACGTTGGAATTCAGAATTCTATTTTTGTGCATGTCACCTATGTTCCATACATAGCCGCTGCAGGTGAGTTAAAGAGTAAGCCAACTCAACACTCAGTCAAAGAACTTCGTGAAGTCGGAATTCAGCCAGATTTTCTTATCTGCCGCACTGAAAAGCCCATTCCTCGTGAATTAAAATCAAAGATTGCTCTTTTTTGTTCCGTTCATCCGGATAATGTTATTGCAGCGCCTGATTCGGCGAGTATTTATCAGGTCCCACTGACTCTTCATCAGGAGGGCTTTGATGAGAAAGTTGCAAAGCGTCTGGGAATTGAAGTCGGTGAGCCAGCCATTCAGGAATGGGAGAAGATGGTTGCAACGCTCATGAATCCAAAGCATGAAACTAAAATTGGAATCGTGGGAAAGTACGTTGATCTGAAGGAGAGTTATAAATCATTACATGAAGCAATTATTCATGGAGGGATTGCCAATCACACGAAAGTGAATGTGGTCTATATTGATTCTGAATCGCTTAATACCAAGAATGCGAAAGAATCGCTTGCTGGTGTAGATGGAATTTTGGTTCCCGGTGGATTTGGCGAAAGGGGCGCTGAGGGGAAGATGGCCGCAATTCAATATGCACGCGAAAATAAAGTCCCCTTTTTTGGAATTTGTTTCGGAATGCAATTGGCGGCAATTGAGTTTGCCCGTCATGTTTGTGGGATAAAAGATGCGACGAGCCGCGAGTTTAATATACCAATAAAGAAAAACTACAATTTGGTCATTGATATGATGGAGGAGCAGCGCGGGGTTTCGGACAAGGGCGGGACCATGAGGTTGGGCTCTTACCCTTGTAGCCTCATTCATGGGACCCGAGTTCGTGAAATCTACGGTGAGTCATTGGTCCATGAACGACATCGTCATCGTTTTGAGTTCAATAACAAATATCGAGCTCTTTTTGAGAAGAAGGGCATGATTTCTTCTGGAGTTTGTAAAGAGCGAGATTTGGTTGAGATAGTTGAAATTAATGAGCACCCTTGGTTTATCGGTGTTCAGTTTCATCCTGAATTTAAATCAAGACCTTTACAACCACATCCCTTATTCACTTCCTTTGTTAAATCTGCAATTTTGGTTTCTTCATCTTTAAAATCAGAAATTCCTTCCAAGACAAGAAGAGGCGGAGTCACCGGAGCAAAATGGAAAGATCGTCTTTATCCAGCCCCAGAGGCAGGTTCCTGA